The following DNA comes from Nocardioides sp. JQ2195.
GACGGTGAGCATGGTGTGCTCGTCGTCGGAGCGCATCAGCTCGGAGAAGGCGATGGTCCCACCTGCGCCGGTGATGTTGTGCACCTCGAACGTGCCACCGGTGATGTCGCCTGCCTCCATCGCGGCGACGGCGGCGCGGCCGGTCTGGTCGTACCCACCGCCCGGGCTGTTGGGGATCAACATGGTCATGTCCTTGGACGGGTCACCTCGGGTGACGCCGCACCCGGCGCCGGCCAGGGCGACCAGTGCCAGCACGAGCAGGGGCGCCCAGCGGGCCCTGCCGCGGGGTCTCGTGGTGCGGGGCATCACGGCTCCTTCGAATCGGGGGATGGAACGTTCACACCGATCGTGGGGAATGATGTGGCGGGCGTCACCCTTGCGGAACCAAAGGAGGTTGTGGAACTTGTGGTCATCGGTGCGAAGTGGCCGGTTCCGGCTGAGCCTGGCCGGTCAGTTCCTGGCCCTCCAGCTGATCGTCCTGCTCGTCGTGCTGGCGTTCGCTGCCGTGATCTCGGTGCGCCAGAGCTCCGCCGAGTTCCGCGACGACCGCGGCACGACGCTGCGCGCAGCCGCCCAGCAGCTGGCCAACCTGGAACCGATCCGCAGCAGTCTGGCCAGCGGTGACATCTTCGACTCCCTCAACGGCTACCTCGCCACGACGCAGTCGCGCAGCGCGTCGACGTACGTCGCGTTGGCGGATGCCGAGGGAGACATCGTGCTCTCGCTCGATCCCGACGACGTCGGAGGACGGCTGGACCTCGGTGGCTCCGACGTCCAGCAGATGCGGATGTGGACCGGCGACGTGACCGTCGACGGGAAGCGTTCCATCGCCGCCCAGGTGCCGGTCGTGGTGATCCCTCAGTCGAAGGGGGATCCGCAGCCACCACGCCTGGTCGGCATCGTGATGGTCTCCGAGCCCTACCCGACCCTTGGTGACCGGATCGACCGTTGGCTGCCCGACCTCGCCCGCTTCCTGGGCATCGGCCTGGCCGTCGGCCTGGTCGGCTCGTGGTTGCTCTCCCGGCTGATCAAGCGCCGGACGAGGGGGCTGGAGCCGGCCGAGATCGCGGCCCTGGCCGACCAGCGCGAGGCCGTCCTGCACTCCATCCGTGAGGGCGTGGTCGCCGTGTCCGACGACGGGCGCGTCACGGTGATCAGTGACAGCGCACTGGAGCTCCTCGAGCTCGCGCAGGTGCGCGAGGGAGCGTCCGTCCGTGAGCTCGACCTCGAGGAGCCGGTGCGTGAGGCCCTGCTCGCCACCGAGGACGTGCACGACCAGGTGCTGGTCGTGGCGGGCCGGGTGATGGTGCTGAACCGCAACCGGGTGCTCGACCGAGGGCGCCAGGTCGGCACCGTCACCACGTTGCGCGACCGCACCGAGCTGTTGGCCATGCAGAGCGAGCTCAGTGCCCGCGAGTCGATCACCGAGACGCTGCGTGCCCAGACCCACGAGTTCAACAACCAGTTGCACACCATCTCCGGGCTG
Coding sequences within:
- a CDS encoding ATP-binding protein, which translates into the protein MWSSVRSGRFRLSLAGQFLALQLIVLLVVLAFAAVISVRQSSAEFRDDRGTTLRAAAQQLANLEPIRSSLASGDIFDSLNGYLATTQSRSASTYVALADAEGDIVLSLDPDDVGGRLDLGGSDVQQMRMWTGDVTVDGKRSIAAQVPVVVIPQSKGDPQPPRLVGIVMVSEPYPTLGDRIDRWLPDLARFLGIGLAVGLVGSWLLSRLIKRRTRGLEPAEIAALADQREAVLHSIREGVVAVSDDGRVTVISDSALELLELAQVREGASVRELDLEEPVREALLATEDVHDQVLVVAGRVMVLNRNRVLDRGRQVGTVTTLRDRTELLAMQSELSARESITETLRAQTHEFNNQLHTISGLLQLEEYDEVSMLIGSLARQRAEISQHVLVHVDDPAVAALLIAKVSLAAERGVSIVLTDDSDLPRLDPDLSADVGTVLGNLVDNAVDATVAAGGPRIDVRLLRDDTEVVVQVVDTGPGVADTEEIFRRGYSTKPSDASGRGVGLALVQVVCERRSGVVSVHNDAGAVFTARLPLKGGTTSTRS